Below is a window of Lytechinus variegatus isolate NC3 chromosome 4, Lvar_3.0, whole genome shotgun sequence DNA.
CAAAGAGTGAAACTAAATTGCCAATTAGTCTTGATAGAGGCTATCGAGACTTCCGTACCAGAATGCCTTGATAGCATATTTCATTTAACCATGTAAGACACATAATAATAACACATGAGATTACTTGTACCGTGTACAAGCCCAGAATgtctgcattattttttttctctgatggTCTATCATACAGttacatacattttatatttccaaaaaaaaagaaaaaaaaaggataggaTAGATCTGTTGGTCAACAGCAATCTTgttcgcattgccaatgtgattATCTTCATAGCTtatcaaaatggtcatttttaatgcTCATtactcatttcatttattttcttctctgaTTTTGGTCCACAGGTTTTCATTCTCCTTTGATATTTGTGAGTACAACAACTCTATTGTCTTTGTGTATTGAAgttcattaattttctttacTCCACTATATTTGTGATATTTCAGAGGCACATCAAGCTAGATGGGGAGCAGAGAGAAGACAAAGATGTCCTTGTCCAAATTTTCTTGCGTACGGTCACCCCACAACCGCAGAGACAACCAAGGTCAAATAGAAGAGGTCAGATCACAGCCAAGGTCATCAAGAAGCTCAATGTGAGAAGAATTCGCTCCAAATCAGAGTCAGAGAAAAGCTCTTCAATGGATAGCTCAAAACAGCAGAAGAGGTAAACAGACATTTGTATCAAGTTATGTCTCTTTATTTACAACCATTTAAGGGTCTGATTAGacccattgtttttttttctagaactCCAAGAAATTCCAGGAAGAGAAGTTCagatgttgaaaaaaaatatgtttcaaccaaaattacttcttaaattttttttctgagttgTAATGGGTTTGGATTTTATCAAAGGACTTCTACTTGATTTTAAGATGTACATATATTGGGTTTTAAAACCCAATGGTTCCTGCAATGTCTCATTGAAGGCCAGAATTACTGGTGTATATTTGATCAATTGAAGGCTTGGACAAAAAAACCTGTACCAGCTGCCTAGAAACTATGTTAGCACTAAAAGAGCACTAACAGTAGGGCTagtcccaaccatggcgtaatttccttctgcaagaaattgatccacaatgtgctgcactcaacccaggtgaggtaaatgggtacctggcaggaatttattccttgaaacgcagcacgcgtaacagctgcactgctaaagccagggtaattatgctgcatatactgtagagggcttagagacttctgacaaagtaagtattaagcgctatataagcaagtataattattagtCACATCTTTCAGATTGTCATGTCAACCATTGATTCAAGATGCAAACAACATGTTCCTGTGACATGAAGGTTCGCTGCCACATTATACTGGTTGTGACTGTGATGATTTGGATTTGAATATcggtaatgaaaaaaaagtctgtattttatacatgtagcatttgtttttttcttggttgAAACGCATTGAAACATATATTGGTTACAATAGTGTGCTATACTTGTATCGCCTATTCACCAaaatttcaatgtttaaaaattgtattttgtcaCACCATGCACCAGTTATTTACTTCAATTTAGTACATTATACcaatacatttgtttatttgttatttacATTACAGATCACAAGCAGGAGGGCTACTCATGTCCATCGACCTACCTTTAACTGCAGGCAGTACAAGCCGTCTAAAACCTCCACCAATTGCTATCAATAAGACTAAATCTATCGTCAAACTCACCCCTGGGAAGACTTCTGATAAAACATCACCATCCTCCGGTAGTCCTACGTCAGGAGTCAGAAAGTTAGTCATCAGTCCTCCATCTTCTTCCACCACTCCCAAATCAACCAAACTCAAAGTTTTTAATTCCTCTGCTGCTGCAAAATCGAATGAGACTCTTCCAAAATCAGGAGATACAGGAACTCATGGACATGTTTCTCTTAAAAGACCTTCAGTCGT
It encodes the following:
- the LOC121412521 gene encoding ashwin-like produces the protein MRSNPMPMEGITQQTDLLQPELLPKETLVSILEQRHIKLDGEQREDKDVLVQIFLRTVTPQPQRQPRSNRRGQITAKVIKKLNVRRIRSKSESEKSSSMDSSKQQKRSQAGGLLMSIDLPLTAGSTSRLKPPPIAINKTKSIVKLTPGKTSDKTSPSSGSPTSGVRKLVISPPSSSTTPKSTKLKVFNSSAAAKSNETLPKSGDTGTHGHVSLKRPSVVENGEKPMETSEVTPPKPKIKKISWP